The following DNA comes from Elusimicrobiota bacterium.
GGAGGCCGACGACTCGGTGCGGCGGCACACCGCCTCCGAGATGCCGGATGTGACGACCAACGCGCTGACGCAGAACCCCCTGATGTTCGTGGACACCGCGGGCGCCGGCTACGAAGAGTCCTGGAATGAACTGCTCGAGAGCCGTGAAAACGAGGGCGAAGCGAAACTCGCGCTCTATTTGTATCAGCAGCTGCGCGAAAGCGGGATCGTAGCCCGGGCCATGGCGCTGCTCACGCCGTATGTGGCGCAGGCGCGTTTGTTGCGGAACCTCGTCGGCCCTGACCGTTCGATCGAGATCGGCAGCATCGACGGCTTCCAGGGGCGCGAAAAGGAAGTAGTGATCCTGTCGCTGGTCCGGAGCAACCACCGCGGGGAAGTCGGTTTTCTCGGCGACACGCGGCGCATGAACGTGGGCATGACGCGCGCCCGGCGCCTGCTGATCGTCCTAGGGGACTCCACGACCCTGGCCCGGCACCCGTTTTATAACCAGTTCATCGAATACGCCGATGCCCACGAGGCCCATCATTCCGCCTGGGAATGGATAAACGAAGCGCGGTTTTGATAGGATAGCAACGCTCAAATGCCCTTCGACTTCGCTCAGGGCTATGGTGAGTGGAGCCCTTCGACAGGCTCAGGGTGCTGAGCGAAAGTCGAAGCACAAAGCGGAATCGAACCATGCCGAAAACATTCATCCTCGACACGAACGTCCTCATCCACGATCCGGAAGCTCTATTTACATTTGAAGGCAGTACCGTTGTTATCCCGCTCACGGTTGTTGAAGAGCTGGACGGTTTAAAGCGGGGACACGATACCCGCAGCCGGAACGCCCGCTCAGTGTCCCGTTACTTGAACGATCTCCGCCAGCACGGCAAGCTGTCCGAAGGAGTTCCGCTCGAACATGGAGGGCGTCTGCGGGTCGAAGTGGCCGCGCACGCCGCTCTTCCTCCGCTTTTTGCTGATCACTCAAAGGACAACTCCATTTTGGGAACCGCGCTGGCCCTGTCGCAAAAGGGCGAAAGCGTTGTTTTCATCACCAAGGACATCAACCTGCGCATCAAGGCCGAAGCCATCGGCCTGACCGCCGAAGATTACGAAAAAGAAAAAGTCTCTCCGGACCAGCTCTACTCCGGGTGGCGGGACCTGCTGGTCCCCTCGTCTCAGATCGATCAATTTTTCAAAACCAAACGCCTGGACCCGCCTCCCTTGAAGCCGGTGCCGGGATCACCGGACGGCACCGTGGTGAAGTGGATGCCCAATGAAATGGCGATTTTGCACAGCCAGGAGGGGGATTCGCAAAGCGCTTTGGTCCGATACGACGCCAAGACCCAGAAAATGCTTCCACTGCTTCATGCCAATGCCAAGCCGTGGGGGCTCAAGCCCCAGAACACCGAGCAGAAGTTCGCGCTGGAGCTTCTCCTGGATCCCAAGGTGGAGCTGGTATCCCTCGTGGGGGTCCCCGGAGCCGGCAAAACGCTTCTAGCCCTGGCCGCGGCTCTGGAGCAGATCCTGACGGAAAAAACCTACCGCCGGCTGCTCGTGGCGCGGCCGGTGATCGCGGTCGGGCAGGATATCGGTTTTCTCCCCGGCACGAAAGAAGATAAGCTGGAAAGCTGGATGGGGGCCATCTACGACAACCTGAATTTCCTCATGGACAATCCCGACAACCCGGGGACGGCTGACGAGGAAGAAGGATCGTTGTTTGAATCCGGCAAGATTGTGGTGGAAGCGGTAACGTTTATGCGGGGCCGCAGCCTGCCGAACCAGTTCATCATCATCGACGATGCCCAGAACCTGACGCCCCACGAAATGAAGACGGTCATCTCCCGCGTCGGCCAGGGATCCAAGATCGTGGTGACCGGAGATCCCTATCAGATCGACAATCCCTACCTGGATTCGGCGTCCACGGGGCTGGCGAACCTGGTTGAAAAATTCAAAGGCCAGCTCGTTTACGGCCACATGACCTTCTCGAAGATTGAGCGCAGCACGCTGGCGGCGCTGGCCTCCGATTTGTTGTAGGGGCGCACCGCTGTGCGCCCGCCCATCCAATTCAGTGTGAATACCCTAACATCATTCTGCTCCGATGTTTTCATCTAACGTCTTGATCGGGCGCACAGCGGTGCGCCCCTACATTCTCACGTTGATCGTCCTGGGAATCGGCACCTTCCTCCGCTTCCATGCCCTGGACCGTCAAAGCCTCTGGGACGATGAGATGTCCACGCTCCAGACGATCTCAACCCCTCGGAGTGAGTTGATTCATCGTTTCCAGACCTACGAAATCCACCCGCCGCTGTATTTCTTTCAGATGAAGCTCTGGCAAAAAGCCGGGGCACGCTCGCTGGTCAATTTCCGCGCCAACTCGGCTTGCTGGGGCACGCTGTCCCTGCTTTTGATCTTCCTTCTGGGGCGCCGTTACGGCGGGCCCTGGGCCGGTTTGTGGGCGAGCGCCTATGCGGCTTTTTCACCCTATCACTTGTCCTACAGCCAGGAAATCCGTCCGTATGCGTTGGCCATCGTGATCGCGTTGGCTGCGCTGTTAGTCTTGGAACAAGTGGTTATAGGGGACGTAGTTGCCTTTTTGCCTTATTGGCGAAAAAAAACAATAAGGCAAAAAGGCAACTACGTCCCCTATGTTCCCTATGTTTCTTTATGGGTGATCCTTACGATCCTCTGGACCGCCCAGTTTTTCACGCATTACTGGGGCGCCTTTGTAGTATCCGCGCAAGCCCTCTATGCCTGGACGCGGCTGCTGGAGCGCCCGGCACGGATGCGGCTCCTCCGATCCGTGCTGATCGCGGGGGGATTGTTCTGCCTCTGGCTACCGATTCTGTTGGCCCAGATGGAGGTTGTTCCAGCGCTGTCTTTCTGGGTGCCTCGCTTTTCATTCGCCAGTCTTTTGCAAACGTTCGGGGCGTTCAGCGGAATCTACTTTAATATGGCCTCCAGCACGTTTTACCTGCCCACGGTTACCGGCATTTTTGCTCTGCTGGCGCTGGCGCACGGCTTGGCGCTCGTGCACGGGCTTCGCCGCGGTCCCTCCGCGTTACGGTACTGGCTGTGTGTCGGACTGGCGATTCCCTGCCTGATCAGTCTCTGGAAACCAGCCATTTTTCTCTGGTACCGCTACACGTTCCATCTGTACCCGGCTTTTTGCCTCCTGTTGGTTCTGGGGGCCTTGCGATGGCGGCCGCGCGCTCTGGGGATTCTGCTGCTCGCCACCTGCCTGGGGACGCAACTCTGGGGAAGCGCGATCTATTTTACCCGGTGGCAGAAGGCCAACCCGAAAGCGGTTGTTTCCTATATCCACTGGCTCCGGCAGCCGGAATCGATCGTGGTCCGGCCTTTTTACTTTGCCAGGCTTTTTCAGTTTTATGACCAGGGGACCCTTCCGGTCATCGACCAGCACCTGCTGGACAGCGTGGAGAAGCGCGCGGCGCTGAAGGGGAAGAAGATCATCCTGGTCGCTTTTAATGTCCCGTATGACCCGGTGACGGACGCCCTGCTCAGTGAATTTAAGGTGGTCTCCGCGCAAAATTTCCCGGGCCTGGCGCGTCTGGGGATCACCGTCTATCAGCTGGAATAGCGGGCCTGATCGACGCCGGAAGCGGGTATAATTAGTTTACAGCCCGTCATCCCCGGTCGTCACCCCCGAATGTCTCTGTCGGGGGTCTAAGCAGCCGTTACGTCAGGAGTAGATTCCCCGCCAACGACCGCGGGGAATGACAGAGGAAAAATGGATATTAAACGCATCGATGAGGTGGAGTTCCTTCAGCTGAAAGAGGAGTGGAACACCCTCTTAGGCCGGAGTTCTGCCGATAATGTATTTCTCCGCTGGGAGTGGATGTACACCTGGTGGGAGATTTTCAAAAAACAGCGGACGCTGTTTATCCTGACGGTCCGGCACGAAGGCCGTCTCGTTGGGGTTGCCCCTTTTTATATAGAACCCGCGATTTTCCCGATGCCCCGTCGTCTCCGCTTCTGCTCAGAGGAACTGTCTCCCGATTACATGGACATTATCGCGGAGAGGGGGCAGGAAGCGGGAGTCCTGTCAGGGATCGTAAAATTCATCCGGCAGTGCGGCCGCGAGTGGGATGTCATCGCGTTGGACAATCTGCTCGAGGGGTCTCTTCTCCTGAGCGATCTTTCTCTCTTCAGCGATTATGCGGTCGTCAAAGAGGCCACCCATGTCTGCCCCTATGTGAAAATCACCGGTTCTTTCGATGAATATTATAAGGCCCGGCCGGAACTCGTCAGCTTCAAGCTTGTCAAGAAACTGAATAAACTGCGCGATCAAATGAATGTCGTTCACCGCATTATCCGCGACGAAGACGTTCTTTCCAAAGGAATTGACGATTTATTTGATCTGCATGAAAAAAGGGCCGGAGACAAGCACATGCATTCCAGTTTTCTCTCGGCCGACATCAAACGGTTCCACCAGGACGTCAGCCGTCTCTTTCTGAAAGAGGGACTGCTGAATTTCCATTTTCTCTACAGCGGAGACACCCCCGTCACCGCCCGCTATGGGTTCATTTACAAGAACAAAGCCTATTGCTATCAGAACGGTTTTGATCCAGAGTGGAAAAAGTGGAGCGTTGGCGCTGTCCTGACACTCCTCGTCATTGAACAGGCTTTTAAAGACAGGCTGGATGAATTCGATTTTTTAAAAGGGGCCGAAAGCTACAAGAGTCTCTGGTCCAACGGAGTACGCGAGGAAATGCTGCTGATTATTTTTAA
Coding sequences within:
- a CDS encoding PhoH family protein, which encodes MPKTFILDTNVLIHDPEALFTFEGSTVVIPLTVVEELDGLKRGHDTRSRNARSVSRYLNDLRQHGKLSEGVPLEHGGRLRVEVAAHAALPPLFADHSKDNSILGTALALSQKGESVVFITKDINLRIKAEAIGLTAEDYEKEKVSPDQLYSGWRDLLVPSSQIDQFFKTKRLDPPPLKPVPGSPDGTVVKWMPNEMAILHSQEGDSQSALVRYDAKTQKMLPLLHANAKPWGLKPQNTEQKFALELLLDPKVELVSLVGVPGAGKTLLALAAALEQILTEKTYRRLLVARPVIAVGQDIGFLPGTKEDKLESWMGAIYDNLNFLMDNPDNPGTADEEEGSLFESGKIVVEAVTFMRGRSLPNQFIIIDDAQNLTPHEMKTVISRVGQGSKIVVTGDPYQIDNPYLDSASTGLANLVEKFKGQLVYGHMTFSKIERSTLAALASDLL
- a CDS encoding glycosyltransferase family 39 protein; its protein translation is MFSSNVLIGRTAVRPYILTLIVLGIGTFLRFHALDRQSLWDDEMSTLQTISTPRSELIHRFQTYEIHPPLYFFQMKLWQKAGARSLVNFRANSACWGTLSLLLIFLLGRRYGGPWAGLWASAYAAFSPYHLSYSQEIRPYALAIVIALAALLVLEQVVIGDVVAFLPYWRKKTIRQKGNYVPYVPYVSLWVILTILWTAQFFTHYWGAFVVSAQALYAWTRLLERPARMRLLRSVLIAGGLFCLWLPILLAQMEVVPALSFWVPRFSFASLLQTFGAFSGIYFNMASSTFYLPTVTGIFALLALAHGLALVHGLRRGPSALRYWLCVGLAIPCLISLWKPAIFLWYRYTFHLYPAFCLLLVLGALRWRPRALGILLLATCLGTQLWGSAIYFTRWQKANPKAVVSYIHWLRQPESIVVRPFYFARLFQFYDQGTLPVIDQHLLDSVEKRAALKGKKIILVAFNVPYDPVTDALLSEFKVVSAQNFPGLARLGITVYQLE
- a CDS encoding GNAT family N-acetyltransferase gives rise to the protein MDIKRIDEVEFLQLKEEWNTLLGRSSADNVFLRWEWMYTWWEIFKKQRTLFILTVRHEGRLVGVAPFYIEPAIFPMPRRLRFCSEELSPDYMDIIAERGQEAGVLSGIVKFIRQCGREWDVIALDNLLEGSLLLSDLSLFSDYAVVKEATHVCPYVKITGSFDEYYKARPELVSFKLVKKLNKLRDQMNVVHRIIRDEDVLSKGIDDLFDLHEKRAGDKHMHSSFLSADIKRFHQDVSRLFLKEGLLNFHFLYSGDTPVTARYGFIYKNKAYCYQNGFDPEWKKWSVGAVLTLLVIEQAFKDRLDEFDFLKGAESYKSLWSNGVREEMLLIIFNGSLRGSLCRKMADLKSALRSAKHVVLHPSMRGPHPPA